The Drosophila biarmipes strain raj3 chromosome 2L, RU_DBia_V1.1, whole genome shotgun sequence genome has a window encoding:
- the LOC108032761 gene encoding rabenosyn-5 — protein sequence MSGNPFDSDEDESSTSGEILEGFLCPICRADLKSIDVLTDHFARQHAEEEAALKTFKDIFTKAKKKILNPFEDEKEASAASPPGSSSAAAGKNPNGNGDRNGPSNARSRLNVFNHMARQQAGAECSHFEYFQSIRNPRLERYASETNKLIIRLHRLLKDLPADSVQRRQHEQQTVAWLDGSSVKLCPSCAKSFHFARRQHHCRLCGGIMCNDCSKFLPLEDAMQLASLSTTRSEPLQQLHQQENAIRLCEHCLWLLDTRRDMHESRTCRPLLVQVYEQIRQLQKEVTPDLDMYLKIINSLNEGDTIFTLADAGALRGKIGQVAEAMDTRSKRILAIFCEPGSREEALKKAIRLGCIQAIKERMLSLPPLPEEAHIRQMQERRRMETQQRILTEQRMAMEAYERNNQAANQSGVGVAGPESGSFAQGSDLQSLNNWSAPQAASKSTLDDPLIEQINIIKGYIKQARQDMNFEVVETLELNLRELQREVYERQRQSQGSTAASPTEA from the exons ATGTCTGGGAATCCTTTCGACAGCGATGAGGACGAAAGTTCGACCAGCGGGGAAATCCTGGAGGGTTTCCTATGTCCCATTTGCCGTGCGGACCTCAAGTCCATCGATGTGCTCACCGATCATTTTGCACGCCAGCATGCCGAAGAAGAGGCGGCCTTGAAAACCTTCAAAGACATCTTTACCAAGGCGAAGAAGAAGATCCTGAATCCATTCGAGGATGAGAAGGAAGCATCCGCTGCCTCTCCCCCAGGTTCCTCCTCGGCAGCGGCTGGCAAGAATCCCAATGGCAACGGAGATCGCAACGGACCCAGTAATGCCCGCTCCCGTCTAAACGTTTTTAACCACATGGCCAGGCAGCAGGCAGGTGCCGAGTGCTCCCACTTCGAGTACTTCCAGTCCATCCGGAACCCCCGGCTGGAGCGATATGCTAGTGAAACGAACAAGCTAATCATTCGCCTGCATCGTTTGCTAAAAGATCTGCCAGCGGATTCAGTGCAGCGACGACAGCACGAACAACAAACGGTTGCCTGGCTGGATGGTAGTTCCGTCAAGCTGTGTCCCAGCTGCGCCAAGAGCTTTCACTTTGCCCGAAGACAGCACCACTGCCGCTTGTGTGGAGGCATTATGTGCAACGATTGCTCCAAGTTCCTGCCTCTGGAAGATGCCA TGCAACTGGCCAGCCTCTCCACCACAAGAAGTGAGCCCCTTCAGCAGCTACACCAACAGGAGAACGCCATCCGGCTGTGCGAGCACTGCCTCTGGCTGCTGGACACGCGACGGGACATGCACGAGAGTCGCACATGTCGCCCCCTCCTCGTGCAGGTCTACGAACAGATTCGTCAGTTGCAGAAGGAGGTGACCCCGGATCTGGACATGTATCTGAAGATAATTAATAGTCTGAACGAAGGGGACACCATCTTTACGCTGGCGGATGCTGGTGCATTGCGCGGCAAAATCGGACAAGTGGCCGAGGCCATGGACACGAGAAGCAAGCGCATCCTAGCCATATTCTGTGAGCCAGGTAGCCGGGAGGAGGCCTTGAAGAAGGCAATTAGGTTGGGCTGCATCCAAGCCATCAAGGAGCGCATGCTCTCGCTGCCACCACTGCCAGAGGAGGCTCACATTCGTCAGATGCAGGAGCGTCGACGCATGGAAACGCAACAACGTATCCTCACCGAGCAGCGCATGGCAATGGAGGCCTACGAGCGAAATAACCAGGCCGCCAACCAATCAGGAGTTGGTGTTGCAGGACCCGAAAGTGGTTCCTTTGCCCAGGGG TCGGATCTTCAGTCCCTGAACAACTGGTCGGCACCGCAGGCGGCCAGCAAGTCTACCCTGGACGATCCGCTGATCGAGCAGATCAACATCATTAAGGGATACATAAAACAGGCGCGTCAGGACATGAACTTCGAGGTGGTGGAGACACTGGAGCTTAATCTTCGTGAACTTCAGCGAGAGGTGTACGAGCGCCAGCGCCAGTCCCAGGGCAGCACCGCCGCCTCGCCCACAGAGGCGTAG
- the LOC108032762 gene encoding acyl-CoA-binding protein, with the protein MSELQEFNQAAEDVKNLNTTPSDNDLLELYSLYKQATVGDCNTDKPGFLDFKGKAKWEAWNNRKGMSNADAQGAYIAKAKALIAAVGLKS; encoded by the exons atgtctgaGTTACAG GAATTCAACCAGGCGGCCGAGGATGTGAAGAATCTGAACACAACGCCTTCGGACAATGACCTCTTGGAGCTCTACAGCTTGTACAAACAGGCCACAGTGGGCGATTGCAATACAG ATAAACCCGGCTTCCTGGACTTCAAGGGCAAGGCCAAGTGGGAGGCTTGGAACAACCGCAAGGGAATGAGCAATGCCGACGCCCAGGGTGCCTACATCGCCAAGGCCAAGGCCCTGATCGCCGCTGTGGGCCTCAAGTCCTAG
- the LOC108032507 gene encoding uncharacterized protein LOC108032507 has protein sequence MRLFLTICSLNVLSLITGLPLEEENNCEFLKPVNTDDSWSNMFDNVIESLEEAISRASQSENCASQVEFLQSSLDRAENISAPEEKMEYVVKFIDQQAVHMKKEPERTHSYLGKSVINLFQKTVAKLTQLSRKIISVSETIDEKLSMAIGGKRKYLFGN, from the exons ATGCGTTTATTTCTAACAATTTGTTCACTCAATGTGTTG AGCCTCATCACTGGACTTCCTTTGGAAGAGGAAAATAATTGCGAATTCTTAAAGCCTGTTAATACCGACGACTCGTGGTCAAATATGTTTGATAATGTCATTGAATCTCTGGAAGAAGCCATCAGTCGTGCTTCACAATCCGAAAACTGCGCTTCCCAAGTCGAATTCCTTCAAAGTAGCTTGGATCGTGCTGAGAACATTTCTGCCCCAGAAGAAAAAATGGAGTACGTCGTTAAATTTATAGATCAGCAAGCAGTTCACATGAAAAAGGAACCAGAACGCACACATTCCTATTTGGGAAAAAGTgtgattaatttatttcagaaaaCAGTGGCTAAACTTACGCAATTAAGCAGAAAAATTATAAGTGTGTCCGAAACAATAGATGAGAAATTAAGCATGGCAATAGGTGGGAAAAGGAAATACCTTTTTGGAAATTAA
- the LOC108032506 gene encoding uncharacterized protein LOC108032506 encodes MILRTRLWLRVLLVALLLSSTVSAEDEDYGGEMVGSSLGGNDEIYDPAQLDAEVEKEMQQHRNSLEEDQTESSQTMEQEMSTMRPMEGRINTMAPYSEENTASEMMEDAPTQKRVSKVDKPSKDYYYEDGSEDEVVASTTTRAATTMIPEYVRQAKAERYPQREQEDNTPDYVDEEATKSVEDQPPPADQFYRVEHQEPIPQAQVQQLPSQDKPNQFKYSTEDEYYDEPAEVKPNPTTTTSTSTQAPLPILRARFGGFPWATTLAPNPPPAAATSSTTSTTTTSTSTTTTTTSTTTTPSPRKQPKHIQVSGVTKPELLPADQLRNYIKDVYIRMPLAVIVDPSSASLEQAKRLYIDALQDKNIDIKIVLVTLNGDGAPSAFSFNNTREFIAGLNSTKEHEGGNSFVGVLHAAELVPYDSAVFISTAAIPPHTELVQDAAITLLKKRIRLFLLWYGERSGSENETEDAVGGILGEVAIRSGGEIIHIVSTEHGQHIAGNTLTLVADAYQGVQELDLPVDTTLSSLHVRIDANMRRATMETPNGEINLKKLAKFNGVNVSETWNPQELDAYVPLNKLRRAATFKLKLQPELNEKYNVFVRAERKADVFLGDIIKRIDSYYKSGQTKPKSAKIQFPAREKDTEKLEEDVDSPKNEIETFSEKEIQRSPNLNQTLMASSTGQSRSTLNAMLLQRCGTKIELGTESKLLVMAGQTASLLFEVTNMKTETVYSTIQVTDERRFLVQLSPTRLNLRAQETATVRLTVLVPTGTAQGTTDRITFTNYGRETSTLAVNLKVVTSIDAQDSTGPSLSWEFGSRCDYLTPDSLNCGERFWTLDVTAQDWQSGMMRLQATPPEGLFYRNYFTAGSTEPLKATYMASCCEPRVSLVAFDAAGNQRSLTIDVRDVYLNEAAIAAICLGVILLLLLIAALIWSIVWCCRRRKTTLELPTYRSHSTRSME; translated from the exons ATGATTTTGAGAACGCGGCTTTGGCTGAGAGTGCTCCTGGTGGCGCTGCTCCTGAGTTCCACAGTATCTGCCGAGGATGAGGATTATGGCGGTGAGATGGTGGGCTCCAGCCTGGGAGGCAACGATGAGATCTACGACCCGGCTCAACTGGACGCCGAGGTGGAAAAGGAGATGCAACAGCATCGGAATAGCCTGGAGGAGGATCAGACCGAAAGCTCCCAGACCATGGAGCAGGAAATGAGCACCATGCGGCCCATGGAGGGCAGGATAAACACAATGGCTCCGTACTCCGAGGAGAACACAGCCTCCGAAATGATGGAGGATGCTCCGACCCAGAAACGTGTGTCCAAGGTGGACAAGCCATCTAAGGATTACTATTACGAGGACGGGTCGGAGGATGAGGTGGtggccagcaccaccaccagagCGGCCACCACCATGATCCCGGAGTATGTGCGTCAGGCCAAGGCGGAAAGATACCCGCAACGTGAGCAGGAGGACAATACACCCGACTATGTGGACGAAGAGGCCACTAAATCGGTGGAAGACCAACCTCCACCTGCTGATCAGTTCTACCGAGTAGAGCACCAGGAGCCCATTCCCCAGGCTCAGGTCCAACAACTGCCCAGTCAGGACAAACCCAATCAGTTTAAATACTCCACAGAAGATGAATACTACGATGAACCGGCGGAGGTGAAACCGAATCCCACGACTACCACCTCTACCTCTACTCAGGCTCCTTTGCCCATTCTAAGAGCTCGATTCGGTGGCTTCCCCTGGGCCACCACCCTGGCACCCAATCCTccccctgctgctgctaccAGTTCCACAACCTCAACTACCACCACTTCGACCTCAACGACAACGACGACCACATCAACAACTACAACGCCCAGTCCCCGAAAACAGCCCAAACACATCCAAGTGTCCGGCGTCACAAAGCCGGAATTGCTGCCCGCGGATCAGCTGCGCAACTACATCAAGGATGTCTACATCCGCATGCCCCTGGCCGTGATTGTGGATCCCTCATCCGCGTCCTTGGAGCAGGCGAAGCGACTTTACATCGATGCTTTGCAGGACAAGAACATCGACATCAAGATTGTCTTGGTAACGCTTAATGGAGATG GTGCCCCCTCTGCCTTCAGCTTCAACAATACCCGCGAGTTCATCGCTGGCTTGAATAGCACCAAGGAACACGAGGGAGGCAACTCATTTGTGGGCGTTCTCCATGCCGCCGAGCTGGTTCCCTACGACAGTGCCGTGTTCATCTCGACAGCAGCGATTCCCCCGCACACGGAACTGGTTCAAGATGCGGCCATCACTCTGCTCAAGAAAAGGATCAGG CTTTTCCTGCTTTGGTACGGTGAGCGCTCGGGCAGCGAGAACGAAACGGAGGACGCAGTGGGCGGCATCCTGGGCGAGGTGGCCATCCGATCTGGTGGCGAGATCATCCACATCGTGAGCACCGAGCACGGACAGCACATAGCTGGCAACACG CTCACCCTGGTGGCGGACGCGTATCAGGGCGTACAAGAGTTGGATCTGCCGGTGGACACTACGTTGTCCAGTCTCCATGTGCGCATCGATGCGAATATGAGACGGGCCACAATGGAGACGCCGAACGGTG AGATCAATCTGAAGAAATTGGCCAAATTCAACGGAGTTAATGTATCCGAGACGTGGAATCCCCAAGAACTGGATGCCTACGTACCCCTGAATAAGCTGCGACGCGCCGCAACTTTCAAATTGAAACTGCAGCCGGAGTTGAACGAGAAGTACAATGTGTTCGTACGCGCCGAAAGAAAAGCGGATGTGTTTTTGG GCGACATCATCAAACGCATCGATAGCTACTACAAAAGCGGCCAAACAAAGCCCAAATCGGCCAAAATCCAGTTTCCCGCCAGGGAAAAGGACACCGAGAAGCTAGAGGAGGATGTGGACTCGCCGAAAAACGAAATCGAAACCTTTTCGGAGAAGGAAATCCAAAGATCTCCAAACCTGAACCAAACCCTGATGGCCTCCTCCACGGGACAGTCGAGAAGCACCCTCAATGCAATGCTTCTCCAGCGATGTGGCACCAAAATTGAGCTAGGCACAGAATCCAAACTTTTGGTGATGGCTGGGCAAACAGCCTCGCTGCTTTTTGAGGTTACCAACATGAAAACAGAGACAGTGTACTCCACCATTCAGGTCACCGACGAGCGGCGCTTCCTGGTCCAGCTAAGTCCCACCAG ATTGAACCTGCGCGCCCAGGAGACTGCCACAGTTCGTCTGACAGTTTTGGTGCCCACTGGCACAGCTCAGGGCACCACAGATCGCATCACCTTCACCAATTATGGGCGTGAAACATCCACTCTGGCAGTCAACCTCAAAGTAGTGACCAGCATAGATGCTCAG GACTCAACTGGACCTTCATTATCGTGGGAGTTTGGCAGCCGCTGTGACTATCTCACGCCCGATTCCCTGAATTGCGGCGAGCGTTTTTGGACGCTGGATGTCACAGCTCAGGACTGGCAGTCGGGCATGATGCGTTTGCAGGCAACGCCGCCGGAGGGCCTGTTCTACAGGAACTATTTCACGGCTGGGAGCACAGAGCCCCTGAAGGCGACTTACATGGCATCTTGCTGCGAGCCTAGGGTGTCCCTTGTTGCCTTCGATGCGGCAGGCAATCAGAGGAGCCTGACCATCGATGTGAGAGATGTGTATTTGAACGAAGCCGCCATCGCAGCCATCTGTCTGGGAGTCATTCTACTCTTGCTGCTAATCGCGGCCCTCATCTGGAGCATTGTGTGGTGCTGTCGGCGTAGAAAGACTACGCTGGAGCTGCCCACATATAGATCCCACTCCACTAGGAGCATGGAGTAG
- the LOC108032332 gene encoding uncharacterized protein LOC108032332 gives MLFLRTIFFFALLAFVRTSPAERKNAAICEFFKHVKTFQDDQWEDSVILMKGLLEEMIAALQPYPEYADYKDSMQAYLDRGKTIVSSSSLQEKMAYFRGFNEDGGQPMLTGSPAKKEELTRPLRNFQSKMILNVLTEFHQKLIKAAGDMERVVRLSGDSLEGELFRLLEQYRSEGLGRLTENIASRILALKGQYNCV, from the exons ATGCTGTTTCTCCGGACCATTTTCTTCTTCGCATTGCTG GCATTTGTCAGGACTAGCCCAGCAGAAAGAAAAAATGCAGCTATTTGTGAGTTCTTCAAACACGTGAAGACGTTCCAAGATGATCAGTGGGAAGATTCGGTGATTCTGATGAAGGGACTTCTGGAGGAAATGATCGCAGCTCTACAGCCGTATCCTGAGTATGCAGATTACAAGGACAGCATGCAGGCCTATCTCGATCGTGGAAAGACTATCGTTAGCTCAAGTTCGTTGCAGGAAAAGATGGCATATTTTCGAGGATTCAATGAAGATGGTGGGCAGCCCATGCTAACGGGGTCTCCTGCCAAGAAAGAAGAGCTGACCAGGCCCTTACGTAATTTCCAATCGAAAATGATCCTCAATGTGTTGACAGAGTTTCACCAAAAACTAATCAAAGCTGCAGGCGACATGGAGCGAGTCGTGCGCCTTTCAGGGGACTCTTTAGAGGGGGAACTATTCAGGCTCCTCGAGCAATATCGTTCGGAGGGCCTGGGAAGGTTGACTGAAAACATTGCTTCTCGTATTCTGGCCTTAAAGGGGCAATATAATTGTGTTtag